CGGACTCCTGGATGACCCAAACCTTGACCTTGCGCTCCTTGAGGAGCTTCTGGACGACCTGCATCATCCGGACCGCCTCGGGCTTGGTCTGATTGTAGAAAAGCACCGCGGTCTTTATCGGCTGTTTATGGAAACGCGCCTGCAATTTGTGCTGTCCTCCCATCCGTGGCGACCTCTAAGGCATGACGCTTCAAATAAGGAGGGATTATACTATATTCGGCAAACCCCCTTCTCACGCGGGGCGGGTCAAACCCGAGGCAAATCCGCTTCTCGCAGGCCTCGAAGGCATCCGGGCGCGACTCATCGACGCGTTCGATCTGGAGATCCCGGAACAAGCGAAAAAATCCCTTGGGAAGCCTCGCTTCTTTCCTCAACACCACCAGGCGCTCGACACGGCGGATGCCGTAGGCGCGGCAGGCCGCCAGGACCGGCCCGGCCGGAGCCTGGGACAGCACCAGCCAATGCCGGCGCCCTTCCCAGGTGAGAAGCGCGGCCTGGGCCCGCGGCAGGCTCAAGTAGACCGCGCGCAAGGCCGGAGCCTTGAGCCGGCGCCAAGCCTGCGTCGCGGCGGCGGCCGCCAGACCCGCGCAGACCAGGGCCAGAGCGACCTTCCTGCGCGGCAGGACAAGAAACCCGCAAACCACGAGATAATAGGCCAGAATCGCGGGCCGGCTCATAGGCGAAAGGTCCACGGCCGCCCAAGGCCAGGAAGAAAACCAGAAGCAAGCGGCGATGAAAGCGCGCAGCATTCCATCTGTCGCCCAAATCAAGCCCTGGATGCCTGGCCCGGCGAAGAGGAAGGAAAACCCCCACAGCGAGAAGCCCGCGGCCATGAGGATCGCGGACGAAGGGATCAAAGCCAGGTTGGCCAAGGCCCCGACCAGAGAGCCCCGGCCGAAAGTGTTGCAAAAAATCGGCCAGAGCATGAGCTGGACGATGATGGTGATCGAGAAGACTCCTCGACGGGACGGCGGGGCCAGGAAAATCCCGGCCATGGCCGCGTAAGTCATCTGGAAGCCCGCTGAGAACAGGGCCCGCGGGTCGGCCAGGAGAATGGCCCAGGCCGAAAGCACCGTCGCCTGGAACGCCCCGGATTCGCGGTCCCAGATCATGCCCGCCCACAGGAACAAAAACCCGAGGTAGGCCCTAACGTAAGGAGGCTCGAGCCCCACCATGAGAAGATAAAAGCCGCCCGCCAAGGCGCAGAGGAGAAACCGAACGGCCAGCGCCAAGGAAAAGGGCGCCAG
The nucleotide sequence above comes from Elusimicrobiota bacterium. Encoded proteins:
- a CDS encoding ComEC family competence protein, yielding MSYLRRPLFLALIFYAALLSWLKTRGFFETSPAAELSSLRRTPGVALSGTVISAVREDHRGVKVLIKGRAASPALGTEVPFPQRVLAYLPENSAWRNLRPGQPVFIRGRLRWPRSPRNPGEFDEKSFLSDRGVAWIMEARDFWVEPRPVAWYWRPFRAAEAARRSMQDRFEACFPEERARVLAGICLGYKGPLPRELNRAFQDAGVMHLLVPSGAKVALVLAGVAALLAPFSLALAVRFLLCALAGGFYLLMVGLEPPYVRAYLGFLFLWAGMIWDRESGAFQATVLSAWAILLADPRALFSAGFQMTYAAMAGIFLAPPSRRGVFSITIIVQLMLWPIFCNTFGRGSLVGALANLALIPSSAILMAAGFSLWGFSFLFAGPGIQGLIWATDGMLRAFIAACFWFSSWPWAAVDLSPMSRPAILAYYLVVCGFLVLPRRKVALALVCAGLAAAAATQAWRRLKAPALRAVYLSLPRAQAALLTWEGRRHWLVLSQAPAGPVLAACRAYGIRRVERLVVLRKEARLPKGFFRLFRDLQIERVDESRPDAFEACEKRICLGFDPPRVRRGFAEYSIIPPYLKRHALEVATDGRTAQIAGAFP